In Phoenix dactylifera cultivar Barhee BC4 chromosome 11, palm_55x_up_171113_PBpolish2nd_filt_p, whole genome shotgun sequence, the following are encoded in one genomic region:
- the LOC103696257 gene encoding DNA repair protein recA homolog 1, chloroplastic has protein sequence MGSVSLLKPHIPLGNPNLFFPSSPRFPASCFPIISSRAAKLRCEFELKGNGALSGDTDPRVIDRQKALEAAMNDINNSFGKGSVTRLGSAGGALVETFPSGCLTLDFALGGGLPKGRIVEIFGPESSGKTTLALHAIAEVQKLGGNAMLVDAEHAFDPSYSRALGVDIENLIVCQPDNGEMALEIADRMCRSGAIDLICVDSVSALTPRAEIEGEIGMQQIGLQARLMSQALRKMSGNASKAGCTLIFLNQIRYKIGVFYGNPEVTSGGIALKFFASLRLEIRPIGKIKSAKGDEDVGVKVRVRVQKSKVSRPYKQAEFEIIFGEGVSKLGCVLDCAEMMDVVAKKGSWYSYDEQRLGQGREKALQYLRENPLICSEIEKAVRAVMMEETRHMSLIAFGQSSTAEDEIIYDEK, from the exons ATGGGTTCCGTATCTCTGCTAAAACCCCATATTCCTTTGGGAAATCCTAACCTTTTCTTCCCCTCCTCTCCTCGATTCCCAGCTTCTTGTTTTCCCATCATTTCTAGCAGAGCGGCGAAGCTACGTTGCGAGTTTGAGTTGAAGGGAAACGGCGCCCTCTCGGGCGACACCGATCCTCGTGTAATAGACCGG CAAAAAGCACTGGAAGCAGCAATGAATGATATAAACAATTCATTTGGAAAAGGAAGTGTCACGAGACTAGGAAGTGCTGGTGGTGCTTTGGT TGAAACTTTTCCAAGTGGTTGTTTGACTTTAGATTTTGCTCTGGGCGGAGGTCTTCCTAAAGGAAGGATTGTTGAG ATATTTGGTCCAGAGAGCAGTGGAAAGACGACACTAGCTCTTCATGCGATTGCAGAAGTACAG AAACTAGGAGGGAATGCCATGCTTGTCGATGCAGAGCATGCTTTTGATCCATCTTATTCTAGGGCGTTGGGGGTGGACATTGAAAATCTGATTGTCTGCCAGCCTGATAATGGCGAGATGGCGTTAGAAA TTGCGGATCGTATGTGCAGATCTGGAGCCATAGATCTCATCTGTGTTGATTCGGTCTCAGCTCTcactcctcgggctgaaattgAA gGTGAGATAGGGATGCAGCAAATTGGTCTGCAAGCTCGTCTGATGAGTCAAGCATTGCGCAAGATGTCAGGAAATGCATCAAAAGCTGGTTGTACCCTCATTTTCTTGAATCAAATAAGATACAAG attggagtattctaTGGGAACCCTGAAGTCACTAGTGGAGGGATTGCTTTGAAGTTCTTTGCATCACTTCGCCTTGAAATACGTCCTATTGGGAAGATAAAGTCC GCAAAAGGAGATGAAGACGTTGGAGTCAAGGTCCGTGTAAGAGTGCAGAAAAGCAAA GTGTCTAGGCCTTACAAACAAGCTGAATTTGAGATCATATTTGGAGAAGGTGTCAGTAAACTG GGTTGTGTTCTGGATTGTGCTGAAATGATGGATGTTGTGGCCAAGAAGGGATCATGGTATAGCTATGACGAGCAAAG ATTGGGGCAAGGCAGGGAGAAAGCGCTGCAATATCTGAGGGAAAACCCTCTTATCTGCAGTGAAATAGAAAAG